A single window of Bombus pascuorum chromosome 1, iyBomPasc1.1, whole genome shotgun sequence DNA harbors:
- the LOC132908839 gene encoding growth arrest-specific protein 2-like: MSYANRFPSSQHTRYRSSWGPSSVTVFNRADVPRPSPEEEEYAEFYHERLHSAQSRQLLPLQEDLADWINKTLNSEIVSGDNFFDALDNGVVVCRLARVIQEKARTAIDAGKAKGPMPVIKGRCWENAARRSFFSRDNMENFIQFCRRLGVHENLLFESDDLVLHGQPRNVVLCLLEVARLASRYSVEPPGLVQLEREIAAEQERDLHCLSDSGISHSSLVSWQFQSPSPTATPRPPTEKIKHSSSASEVALTATRWLDPTTGVTHEPEMRRSVSDNGPTGSDGVPSDTTEDDWSRGSAEDPDELPSPSSSPLPSPAEPPEHTGPITELDRKVRRATEAVQRLCQCPSERCSKLKVRKVGEGRYHIAGRNVFIRLLKGRHMMVRVGGGWDTLEHFLARHDPCQVRTLNRESTPPSPHGNKHTNFLPIRAKYRSPPPESVSAR, encoded by the exons ATGTCGTACGCCAATCGATTCCCGTCTTCGCAGCACACCCGTTATCGTAGCAGCTGGGGACCCTCTTCAGTGACTGTGTTCAATCGCGCCGACGTGCCCAGGCCCTCGCCGGAAGAGGAAGAGTACGCAGAGTTCTATCACGAGCGTCTGCACTCGGCACAAAGCAGACAGTTGCTGCCGCTGCAGGAGGACCTCGCCGATTGGATCAATAAAACGTTGA ACTCGGAAATCGTATCGGGAGACAACTTCTTCGACGCCTTGGACAATGGCGTGGTGGTGTGTCGATTGGCGAGGGTTATCCAGGAAAAGGCGAGGACAGCGATTGATGCTGGAAAAGCGAAAGGG CCTATGCCGGTGATAAAGGGCCGCTGCTGGGAAAATGCAGCGCGTCGCAGTTTCTTCTCTCGGGACAACATGGAGAACTTCATACAGTTCTGCAGACGACTAGGCGTACACGAGAATCTTCTGTTCGAGAGCGACGATCTCG tCCTACACGGACAGCCACGGAACGTGGTGTTGTGTCTGTTGGAAGTGGCACGATTGGCGTCAAGGTATTCGGTCGAACCGCCGGGACTCGTGCAGCTCGAGAGGGAAATCGCTGCCGAACAAGAGCGAGATCTTCACTGTCTGTCCGATAGTGGTATATCCCATAGCAGCTTGGTTTCTTGGCAGTTTCAATCACCGTCCCCGACCGCAACACCCAGACCTCCGACAGAGAAGATCAAACACAGCAG TTCAGCATCGGAAGTCGCGTTGACGGCGACGCGATGGCTGGATCCAACCACCGGTGTGACGCACGAACCCGAAATGAGAAGGTCGGTGAGCGACAATGGGCCAACGGGTAGCGACGGAGTACCCAGCGATACGACGGAGGACGATTGGTCACGAGGAAGCGCGGAGGACCCGGACGAGCTTCCATCGCCATCGAGTTCACCTTTGCCCTCGCCAGCCGAGCCGCCGGAACACACGGGTCCCATAACGGAACTCGATCGTAAG GTGAGAAGAGCCACAGAGGCCGTGCAAAGACTCTGCCAGTGTCCATCCGAAAGATGCTCCAAACTGAAGGTGCGTAAAGTTGGCGAAGGACGGTACCATATCGCTGGACGAAATGTCTTTATCAGA CTTTTGAAGGGAAGACACATGATGGTCAGAGTGGGCGGGGGCTGGGACACCTTGGAGCATTTCTTGGCGAGGCACGATCCCTGTCAGGTGAGGACCCTCAACCGCGAGAGCACGCCGCCTTCTCCTCACGGCAACAAGCACACCAACTTTCTTCCTATTCGCGCCAAGTATCGCAGTCCTCCGCCGGAATCCGTCTCGGCCCGTTAG
- the LOC132908857 gene encoding deoxycytidylate deaminase, whose amino-acid sequence MTSKDNIEVNEKVNSESEQPRSDKRKNYIDWEDYFMALAFLSAKRSKDPRTQVGACIVNEEKQVISIGYNGMPNGCSDDVFPWSKESVDPLETKNLYVCHAEVNAILNKGSKDVKNCTIYISLFPCNECAKVIIQSGIRTVKYVSDKYAKKKKIQAAKRMFDAAGITYSKYVPKHKKLIIDFGEIDSTEDKEINIENGTS is encoded by the exons ATGACATCAAAAGATAACATCGAAGTTAACGAAAAAGTCAACTCGGAAAG TGAGCAGCCTCGTagcgataaaagaaaaaactatATAGATTGGGAGGATTATTTTATGGCTCTGGCCTTTTTAAGTGCGAAACGTAGCAAAGATCCTCGTACTCAAGTTGGTGCATGTATAGTGAATGAAGAGAAGCAAGTTATAAGTATTGGATATAATGGAATGCCCAATGGTTGTAGCGATGATGTTTTTCCTTGGTCCAAAGAGTCTGTTGATCCATTGGAAACAAAGAATTTATATG TATGTCATGCAGAGGTTAATGCTATTTTAAATAAGGGTTCTAAAGACGTTAAAAATTGTACCATATACATTTCTCTATTTCCATGTAATGAATGTGCTAAAGTAATAATACAATCTGGAATAAGAACAGTTAAATATGTGTCagataaatatgcaaaaaagaagaaaattcaagCTGCAAAAAGAATGTTCGATGCTGCAGGCATTACATACAG CAAATATGTTCCTAAGCacaaaaagttaattattGATTTTGGTGAGATCGACTCTACTGAAgataaggaaataaatattgaaaatggaactagttga
- the LOC132908851 gene encoding septin-2, with protein MASADVERAKMESSLRNLKLSGHVGFDSLPDQLVNKSVQNGFVFNILCIGETGLGKSTLMDSLFNTSFESMPSPHNLPAVKLKAHTYELQESNVRLKLTIVDTVGYGDQINKEDSFKAVVDYIDAQFEAYLQEELKIKRSLPTYHDSRIHVCLYFICPTGHGLKSIDLVCMKKLDTKVNIIPIIAKADTISKTELQKFKTKIISELQNNGVHIYQFPTDDENVAEVNTSMNAHVPFAVVGSTDFVRVGNKMMRSRQYPWGTVQVENESHCDFVKLREMLIRTNMEDMREKTHCRHYELYRRKRLEQMGFSDVDSENKPVSFQQTCEAKRSIHLQELQQKEDEMRQMFVARVKEKEAELKEAEKELHNKFDKLKKDHTEEKKKLEESRKKLEDDILEFNRRKTQFAQQPQHHTLTLGKSKKK; from the exons ATGGCGTCGGCGGATGTTGAACGTGCTAAG atGGAATCTTCCCtacgtaatttaaaattgtctGGTCATGTTGGATTTGACAGTCTTCCAGATCAATTGGTAAATAAATCCGTTCAAAATGGATTTGTATTCAATATTCTTTGTATCG GTGAAACTGGACTTGGAAAGTCAACACTTATGGATTCTCTATTTAATACAAGTTTTGAGTCTATGCCAAGCCCACATAATCTCCCTGCTGTAAAACTTAAAGCACATACCTATGAATTACAAGAAAGTAACGTTCGGTTAAAGCTCACTATTGTGGATACGGTTGGTTATGGAGATCAAATTAATAAGGAGGACAGCTTCAAAGCTGTTGTTGATTACATAGATGCCCAATTTGAAGCATATTTACAAGAGGAATTGAAGATAAAACGATCTTTGCCAACTTATCATGACAGTCGTATTCATGTTTgcctatattttatttgtccaACAGGACACGG ATTAAAGTCAATTGATTTAGTCTGTATGAAAAAACTGGATACGAAAGTCAACATTATTCCAATTATTGCCAAAGCTGATACAATATCTAAAACGGAATTACAGAAGTTTAAG ACTAAAATTATATCTGAACTACAAAATAATGGAGttcatatttatcaatttcctACGGACGACGAAAATGTTGCAGAAGTAAATACTAGTATGAATGCCCATGTACCTTTTGCAGTAGTTGGTAGCACAGACTTTGTTCGAGTTGGTAACAAAATGATGCGTTCTCGCCAATATCCATGGGGCACAGTACaag TGGAGAATGAATCGCATTGTGACTTCGTTAAATTACGTGAAATGCTAATAAGGACAAATATGGAAGACATGAGAGAAAAGACACATTGTCGTCATTATGAGCTATATCGTAGGAAGCGACTAGAACAG atGGGATTTAGCGATGTTGATAGTGAAAATAAACCAGTTAGTTTCCAACAAACCTGCGAAGCAAAAAGGTCCATTCACCTGCAAGAGCTCCAACAGAAGGAGGATGAAATGCGACAGATGTTCGTGGCACGAGTAAAGGAGAAAGAGGCTGAATTGAAGGAGGCAGAGAaagag CTTCATAACAAATTCGATAAACTGAAAAAAGATCACacagaggaaaagaaaaaattggaagaaagtaGAAAGAAGCTCGAAGACGATATTTTGGAATTCAATAGGCGAAAAACTCAATTCGCTCAACAACCTCAACATCATACGTTAACACTaggtaaaagtaaaaagaagtAG